The bacterium genome includes a region encoding these proteins:
- a CDS encoding VCBS repeat-containing protein encodes MLSLKHISLISFALACFASAPALPLQARRDAKVPPDFHPGMSAGDRQFLWGSGRAVYPDRRQALPASQINSTYLPSIVSQREAPVCYYMAMGYYIRTYQEAREHGWVRPDPETDPDKVIDGFFLAHFDYLIPFIRTFGAPTYAASDYDEAAQFPTPECFAEAQLHRIDRVWYPEFAGTADVMPFVRQQIADGDVLYAEIEARQNFDNYDGETGDGFDNGVFYEYAGVSNRGPHAITIVGYDDDRPYNDSGTAKTGAVLAVNSWGSWGWTLPGFDDTSGGFIWIGYDFFIDFVSDSLLVVEDRPSDPCLDYAVIDYTHENADELIMSVEIGDTDIGPDEEYGLSLDQAFGRRPVNGIVRVPIDRLTARGAETFRLTGVDLNLPLIYGPGVRLGTIRSFSIERAGIGTWTSEDTPIFTTDWNALNPADMPEHIYALEIGLFGERETTKLDIHPAVLGTGDCVTDVGDFDRDGDLDIIAQYPNSGSTYAFGIFRNRGDGRMEWYESNLPTGHVTLADVADFNNDGFLDVLLGIDDAFGIFYREPAFAEFSDSGLRFPVEDDHLVARAVDWNHDGNIDVAVSARIEYAVPLPDNTPWSFWWNNGDGTFTESSWQIGGDYNQRPFMEFADMDRDGWEDMVIAVSTPGRVDYGIYVYSFVDENTFPNNIATISGLHNDIAGVQVADTNGDGWLDVIIKTYTGTHRIFLNDPGLNFSETTSNLQDLKTLAFGDVDNDGVPDVAATGKFQDADHVGLYRNTGTQDYSYLTGLDIVPYVTGENDDLESPDVELADFDSDGDLDFVAFGKYARSGAQWDEAYIGLHYFENHTAEPLRFNRPNTPPTRPELAVRSFNSATGELTIEWPQPSDDISNVEELAYRYSVGTLPDWANLSTDAFTRSQPLEMHPLPNGGICTATIQVPTSRASFVRVQALDDGLAASEWSAPLSVYPPNAAYPYDVNRDQFVDSADGVSMALLSTSGNPDDIARADLNADGVVDGGDRLLLNREITGATAPDPNLLGTLDVTPDDGGLLVTEQFSISVPSHTFDVPVSVDVYPGQEDPAVTGLVPGSVVELSGIPDSRNGSYQIMLPVGANNPDETVLVYGRETLPTSIWEPTLSWRMIRPTSIDGGMFVFDIPPFQPLADRSHRRNSIEVVDAWFGLADEVYQIEREHFIVQFDSSIPTASVLEMITAMEWTWNELTTTYGLKSSGISGKVQVQFRDIDEAGFYCPILDYIAINQTNVNSLTPPNQYNQTTLTGVHELTHRFTRQYYRATAGLLDYRYDTEWPDEAAAVWMECQYNSDSADGARTVMDESMMVPFEIGLNAGLDGKEAYFGYGMAPLMKYFVGTRGKTDFPEKLWRFISLDYKTLDAINAAAAQQAEIWWHDYVGGLLLGNLYPIRPQVLTNGLKKREFNTVNMGPSEITEGPAVRFEVPEVKYLTSPLFSTLINDLFLDTDMTISHCLTARIGYDVECSTFAYHPSINSGDPDVEHISDLVAMNGAYKLDVPVRAEWLANSDWRVMNVASMLTDPQGASNPMFMHIGITQDRKWDGPSGLTVENGGTYQIGLSEGLAPSYNVTYSVDGPGLARIRTLDYGTIGKDFLAWLLGQTPAEFDIEFQATPVNLSRIESTDTGYKVHTAGAIKTYRYRISSTQVDGSNTDIVEERSDGRLNYIVEPNDEIVSMSVEVVYDITEQIYDDNDNLLDTIVHTDVWTRLSGVTLFAYPFVLED; translated from the coding sequence ATGTTGAGTCTGAAACATATTTCACTAATTTCATTCGCCTTAGCCTGTTTTGCGAGTGCCCCTGCGCTTCCCCTGCAGGCCCGGCGCGATGCCAAGGTGCCGCCCGACTTCCATCCCGGCATGAGCGCTGGCGACCGCCAGTTCCTCTGGGGTTCGGGTCGCGCCGTGTATCCTGATCGGCGCCAGGCACTCCCAGCCAGCCAGATCAACAGCACCTACTTGCCCAGCATTGTCAGCCAGCGCGAAGCGCCCGTCTGCTACTACATGGCGATGGGCTACTACATTCGCACCTACCAGGAAGCCCGCGAACACGGCTGGGTCAGACCGGACCCGGAAACCGATCCGGACAAGGTGATCGATGGATTCTTCCTGGCTCATTTCGACTACCTGATTCCTTTCATCCGTACTTTCGGGGCGCCGACTTATGCGGCCTCGGATTACGATGAAGCCGCCCAATTCCCGACGCCGGAGTGTTTCGCCGAGGCGCAACTCCATCGTATTGACAGGGTCTGGTATCCCGAGTTCGCCGGCACGGCGGATGTGATGCCCTTCGTGCGCCAGCAAATTGCCGATGGCGATGTGCTCTATGCGGAGATCGAGGCGCGCCAGAATTTCGACAACTACGATGGGGAGACTGGCGATGGTTTCGACAATGGCGTCTTCTATGAATACGCCGGCGTGAGCAATCGCGGTCCGCACGCCATTACGATTGTCGGTTACGATGACGACCGACCCTACAATGATAGCGGCACCGCCAAGACAGGCGCCGTCCTCGCCGTCAATTCCTGGGGAAGTTGGGGATGGACGCTGCCAGGTTTCGACGACACGAGCGGAGGGTTCATCTGGATCGGTTACGACTTCTTTATCGACTTCGTTTCCGACTCGCTTCTCGTGGTCGAAGACCGCCCCTCCGATCCGTGTTTGGATTACGCCGTCATCGACTACACGCACGAGAATGCTGACGAACTAATCATGTCGGTCGAAATCGGCGACACGGATATCGGCCCTGACGAGGAGTACGGCCTGTCGTTGGATCAGGCCTTCGGCCGCCGCCCCGTCAACGGCATTGTACGCGTTCCGATCGATCGCCTGACAGCGCGCGGCGCCGAGACGTTCCGCCTGACCGGTGTGGACTTGAACCTGCCGCTGATCTACGGGCCCGGCGTGCGCCTTGGGACGATTCGGTCCTTTTCCATCGAGCGGGCAGGCATCGGCACCTGGACCAGCGAGGACACGCCGATCTTCACGACGGACTGGAATGCACTGAACCCAGCCGACATGCCGGAACACATTTACGCGCTGGAGATTGGACTCTTCGGGGAGCGCGAAACAACCAAGCTGGACATTCATCCCGCTGTTCTCGGGACGGGGGATTGTGTGACGGACGTTGGCGACTTCGATAGGGACGGAGACCTGGACATCATCGCCCAGTACCCCAACTCGGGCAGCACCTACGCCTTTGGCATTTTCCGCAATCGGGGCGACGGCCGCATGGAGTGGTACGAATCCAACCTGCCCACGGGGCACGTGACTCTCGCGGATGTGGCCGACTTCAACAACGACGGCTTCCTCGACGTGCTGCTTGGGATCGATGATGCGTTTGGCATCTTCTATCGCGAACCGGCCTTCGCCGAGTTCAGCGACAGCGGCTTGCGCTTTCCCGTAGAAGACGATCACCTCGTCGCGCGCGCTGTCGACTGGAACCACGATGGGAACATCGATGTCGCTGTGTCGGCACGCATTGAGTACGCCGTTCCCCTTCCCGACAACACGCCGTGGAGTTTCTGGTGGAACAACGGCGACGGGACATTCACCGAATCGTCGTGGCAGATCGGCGGCGATTACAACCAGCGGCCATTCATGGAATTCGCCGATATGGATCGCGATGGTTGGGAAGACATGGTGATCGCCGTGTCGACCCCGGGGCGCGTTGATTACGGAATCTACGTCTATTCGTTCGTGGATGAAAATACATTCCCGAACAACATCGCGACCATCTCCGGACTCCACAACGACATTGCCGGCGTTCAGGTTGCCGATACCAATGGCGACGGTTGGCTGGATGTCATCATCAAGACGTACACAGGAACTCACCGGATCTTCTTGAACGATCCTGGGCTGAACTTCAGCGAAACCACCAGTAATCTTCAAGACCTCAAGACGCTCGCCTTTGGCGATGTGGATAACGACGGCGTGCCCGATGTGGCCGCCACCGGGAAGTTCCAGGACGCCGATCACGTCGGCTTGTACCGCAATACGGGAACCCAGGACTACAGCTACCTCACCGGCCTCGATATTGTTCCCTATGTAACAGGAGAAAACGACGATCTGGAATCCCCGGATGTCGAGTTGGCGGACTTCGACTCCGATGGGGACTTGGATTTTGTTGCCTTTGGCAAGTATGCCCGTTCTGGCGCTCAGTGGGACGAGGCCTATATCGGGTTGCATTACTTCGAAAACCACACGGCCGAGCCTTTGCGCTTCAACCGCCCCAACACGCCGCCGACTCGGCCAGAACTCGCAGTGCGATCTTTCAATTCCGCAACCGGCGAGCTAACAATCGAATGGCCGCAGCCCAGTGACGATATCTCCAATGTCGAGGAACTCGCTTATCGCTATTCCGTCGGCACTCTTCCCGACTGGGCGAATCTATCCACAGATGCGTTTACGCGCAGCCAGCCGCTCGAGATGCACCCGCTGCCCAATGGCGGAATCTGCACGGCGACGATTCAGGTGCCAACAAGTCGAGCCTCTTTTGTCCGCGTGCAGGCCCTCGACGATGGCCTGGCCGCCTCGGAATGGAGCGCGCCGCTTTCGGTTTATCCACCCAACGCGGCGTATCCCTACGATGTGAATCGCGACCAGTTTGTCGACTCTGCGGACGGCGTGTCCATGGCACTGCTGTCGACTTCCGGCAATCCCGACGACATTGCACGCGCGGACCTGAACGCCGATGGCGTGGTTGATGGAGGCGATCGCCTGCTTCTGAATCGCGAGATCACCGGCGCGACGGCTCCCGATCCCAATCTGCTGGGAACACTGGACGTCACGCCGGACGATGGCGGCCTACTGGTGACCGAGCAGTTCTCGATCTCCGTCCCCAGCCACACCTTCGATGTTCCCGTCAGCGTCGATGTCTATCCCGGCCAGGAAGATCCGGCGGTCACCGGTCTCGTACCCGGCTCCGTCGTCGAGCTCAGCGGGATCCCCGACTCTCGCAACGGCAGCTACCAGATTATGTTGCCTGTCGGTGCAAACAACCCCGACGAAACCGTCCTGGTTTACGGCCGCGAAACGCTCCCCACTTCAATCTGGGAGCCGACACTCAGCTGGCGCATGATCCGTCCGACCTCAATCGATGGTGGGATGTTCGTCTTCGACATTCCGCCCTTCCAGCCCCTTGCTGATCGAAGCCACCGGCGGAACTCCATCGAAGTGGTCGACGCGTGGTTCGGACTGGCGGATGAGGTTTACCAGATCGAGCGCGAACACTTCATCGTGCAATTCGACTCCTCCATTCCCACTGCTAGTGTTCTCGAAATGATCACCGCGATGGAGTGGACATGGAATGAACTGACAACGACTTACGGACTGAAGAGTTCCGGCATCTCCGGTAAGGTTCAGGTTCAATTCCGCGATATCGACGAAGCGGGATTCTACTGTCCGATTCTCGACTACATCGCAATCAACCAGACCAACGTGAACAGCCTCACTCCGCCAAACCAGTACAACCAGACAACACTGACGGGCGTCCACGAATTGACCCACCGCTTCACCCGCCAATACTACCGCGCCACCGCCGGTTTGCTGGACTATCGATACGATACGGAGTGGCCCGACGAAGCGGCAGCCGTCTGGATGGAATGCCAGTATAACAGCGACTCCGCCGATGGCGCCCGCACCGTGATGGACGAGTCGATGATGGTCCCGTTCGAGATCGGCCTGAACGCGGGTCTCGATGGCAAGGAAGCCTACTTCGGCTACGGCATGGCGCCGCTGATGAAGTACTTTGTCGGCACACGAGGAAAGACCGATTTCCCCGAGAAGCTGTGGCGATTCATCAGCCTCGACTACAAGACGCTCGATGCGATCAACGCCGCGGCGGCGCAACAGGCTGAGATCTGGTGGCACGACTATGTCGGCGGACTTCTGCTCGGAAATCTCTACCCGATCCGGCCCCAAGTGCTCACGAACGGGCTGAAAAAGCGCGAGTTCAATACCGTCAACATGGGCCCGAGCGAGATCACCGAAGGCCCCGCCGTGCGCTTCGAAGTACCCGAGGTCAAGTACCTGACATCGCCACTTTTCAGTACGCTAATCAATGATCTGTTCCTCGATACGGACATGACAATCAGCCATTGCCTGACCGCGCGGATCGGTTATGATGTCGAGTGCTCGACCTTTGCCTATCACCCCAGCATCAACAGCGGCGATCCGGATGTTGAACACATCAGCGACCTCGTGGCGATGAATGGCGCCTACAAGCTCGATGTCCCTGTCAGAGCGGAGTGGCTAGCGAACTCCGACTGGCGCGTGATGAACGTCGCATCGATGCTGACGGATCCCCAGGGCGCTTCCAATCCGATGTTCATGCACATTGGAATCACTCAGGACAGAAAGTGGGATGGCCCCAGCGGCCTGACTGTCGAGAACGGCGGCACGTATCAGATCGGTCTGAGTGAAGGCCTCGCGCCAAGCTACAATGTCACTTACTCGGTCGATGGCCCGGGACTCGCGCGCATCCGCACGCTTGATTACGGCACGATTGGCAAGGATTTCCTAGCCTGGCTGCTTGGCCAGACGCCGGCCGAATTCGACATCGAATTCCAGGCCACGCCAGTCAACCTGAGCCGCATTGAATCCACGGACACCGGTTACAAGGTCCACACGGCGGGCGCGATCAAGACCTACCGCTATCGAATTTCTTCAACGCAAGTGGATGGTTCCAATACAGACATCGTGGAAGAGCGAAGCGACGGGCGCTTGAACTACATCGTTGAGCCAAACGATGAAATCGTCAGCATGTCGGTCGAAGTCGTTTACGACATCACGGAGCAAATCTACGACGACAACGACAATCTGCTGGACACGATCGTGCATACCGACGTGTGGACACGCCTGTCGGGCGTCACCCTGTTCGCCTATCCATTTGTTCTGGAGGATTGA
- the hslV gene encoding ATP-dependent protease subunit HslV, whose protein sequence is MWHSTTILAVRKDGHTVVGGDGQVTFDKVVMKHGARKVQRIHHDRVICGFAGATADAFALREKFEAKLEEYSGNLVRAAVELAKLWRTDRMLRRLEAMMLVADSDSILLISGTGDVVEPDEPVVAIGSGGPYAQSAALALAHNTDLSARDIVEKSLKIAADICIYTNQRISLEEI, encoded by the coding sequence TTGTGGCACAGCACGACGATTCTGGCGGTTCGCAAGGACGGCCACACCGTGGTCGGAGGCGACGGCCAGGTGACCTTCGACAAGGTCGTTATGAAACACGGTGCCCGCAAAGTGCAACGCATCCACCACGATCGAGTGATCTGCGGCTTCGCCGGCGCGACGGCCGATGCGTTTGCCTTGCGCGAGAAATTCGAGGCCAAGCTCGAGGAATACAGCGGCAACCTGGTCCGCGCCGCAGTCGAGCTCGCCAAGCTCTGGCGCACTGACCGGATGCTGCGCCGCCTCGAGGCCATGATGCTCGTGGCCGATTCGGACTCGATCCTCCTGATTTCTGGAACGGGCGACGTTGTCGAGCCGGACGAGCCTGTCGTCGCGATCGGAAGCGGCGGCCCCTACGCCCAATCCGCGGCGCTGGCGCTGGCCCACAACACCGACCTGTCCGCCCGCGATATTGTCGAGAAGTCCCTGAAGATCGCCGCCGACATCTGCATCTACACAAACCAGCGCATCTCGCTGGAAGAGATCTGA
- a CDS encoding DUF368 domain-containing protein translates to MAEEHLDDKLRELPEDDVSHLAANPVEPTKAGLIRTLVGGGLMGVANIIPGVSGGTMVLAMGLYEEFVESVADVTRLRWRMRPFVFLAVLGFAAIVAIGASVVPISWGLHNIHHIMYALFIGLTLGGVPLIWKEITPLKPGAIGGTIAGFLAMVGIAFFLNDMPLPVNWLTFLIAGFIASAAMVLPGISGSYLLLIFGLYLPFTDRIKEFLHAVKEVDFGLAFSIGLHDILPIGVGVILGIAGLTNVLKALLHRCHDATMGVLLGLLVGSVVGLWPFQKLVEDGETVVEAHPATPLNILLVLGALGVGFVITFIISRLGEE, encoded by the coding sequence ATGGCCGAAGAACACCTGGACGACAAACTGCGCGAGTTGCCGGAAGACGACGTTTCGCATCTGGCCGCCAACCCGGTCGAGCCGACCAAGGCGGGCCTGATCCGCACGCTCGTCGGCGGCGGGCTGATGGGAGTCGCGAACATCATCCCCGGTGTCAGCGGCGGGACGATGGTCCTGGCCATGGGGCTCTACGAGGAGTTTGTCGAGTCGGTTGCAGATGTGACGCGGCTTCGTTGGCGGATGCGGCCATTCGTCTTCCTTGCCGTGCTGGGGTTTGCGGCCATCGTCGCGATCGGTGCCAGCGTCGTGCCGATCAGTTGGGGTCTTCACAATATTCACCACATCATGTACGCGCTGTTCATCGGACTGACGCTCGGTGGCGTCCCGTTGATCTGGAAGGAGATCACTCCGCTGAAGCCTGGTGCGATCGGTGGGACGATCGCGGGGTTCCTGGCCATGGTCGGAATTGCCTTCTTCCTGAACGACATGCCTCTGCCGGTGAACTGGCTGACCTTCCTGATCGCCGGATTCATCGCCTCGGCGGCTATGGTTTTGCCCGGCATCAGCGGCTCCTACCTGCTCCTGATCTTCGGCCTGTATCTGCCATTCACGGATCGCATCAAGGAGTTCCTGCACGCCGTCAAGGAAGTCGATTTTGGCTTGGCCTTCAGTATCGGACTCCACGACATCCTGCCGATCGGCGTGGGCGTGATCCTGGGCATTGCAGGCCTGACGAATGTCCTAAAGGCGCTGCTCCACCGCTGCCACGACGCGACCATGGGTGTGCTGCTCGGACTGTTGGTGGGCTCCGTCGTTGGCCTGTGGCCATTTCAGAAGCTTGTTGAGGATGGAGAGACTGTCGTCGAGGCCCATCCCGCCACTCCGCTGAACATTCTACTGGTTCTGGGCGCACTTGGCGTGGGTTTTGTGATCACGTTTATCATCTCGCGGCTTGGCGAGGAATAA